The following are from one region of the Pygocentrus nattereri isolate fPygNat1 chromosome 20, fPygNat1.pri, whole genome shotgun sequence genome:
- the LOC108412616 gene encoding lysozyme g-like codes for MALRVNIMDIQTTGAGPRTSAQLWNSQKTGVPASHALAEEDADRMKNFKNSIFNVAKNKGIDPAVIAAIISRETRAGNVLPSSGWNEGGVAFGIMQVARCNSPKGGKDSEEHITQAAGILIDFINSMNKSWPPALQYKGGIAAYNCGPGAVTSQDMDQNTEGGDYANDVVARAQWYKHHGY; via the exons ATGG cactgagagtcAATATAATGGACATTCAGACCACGGGAGCTGGGCCAAGGACTTCAGCACAACTCTGGAACAGTCAAAAGACAG GGGTCCCAGCGTCCCACGCTCTGGCTGAAGAAGACGCAGACAGGATGAAGAATTTTAAAAACTCTATCTTCAACGTCGCGAAGAATAAGGGGATTGATCCGGCCGTCATCGCTGCCATCATCTCCCGAGAGACCAGAGCAGGAAACGTCTTACCATCAAGCGGCTGGAACGAGGGAGGGGTCGCGTTTGGGATCATGCAG GTCGCTAGATGTAACAGCCCAAAAGGTGGAAAGGACAGTGAAGAGCACATCACTCAGGCTGCTGGTATCCTTATAGACTTCATTAACAGCATGAACAAGTCATGGCCTCCTGCACTCCAGTATAAAG gcGGGATCGCGGCGTATAACTGCGGCCCGGGAGCCGTCACCTCTCAGGACATGGATCAGAACACAGAAGGAGGCGACTACGCGAACGATGTTGTGGCCCGAGCTCAGTGGTACAAACACCACGGTTATTAA
- the LOC108412610 gene encoding verrucotoxin subunit beta-like encodes MDSANFDIVEVAGLGRPFQLGMAYDLRKHKLLPGLTLWDYEGLQTKICVSNQYDTKFDLLSSDSSDDKTSTTKISAYLKIAALCGLLDVSGSCTYFTDEKKSEKKAKLTLSYHATTKFKQLSMDHLTQISYLSELKGAGATHIVVAILYGADAYFVFERELDSHKNKWELEGELKLTIQKLSFLMTGELGSSGERKDSEKHEFEKTSCTFHGDFKLESNPYTLQDALQVYTKLPYMLGEKGEHAVPLQVWLYPLSKLPKSRLEESDCIVREISDTLNTRMSHAIDRLNMIEGKVNDLMNNEAAKSLALFHSKLQDLKQKFSQHKADFMTNLAHLLPLIRGYKKEESDLVDLLQTYEDSPFNSPAMDRWLEYRRMESDVLGSFLKQLRETGVNLDEDLHILLSDAETVVSFTFTSLDLPDEFLSDLVIPDEAEKKTPDEIPTWLTSGIIKTMRKNLSLFKDLKRSNNNRHTTFNASSQNNLVISDGTARSSHHEIHPGACIMLYEGGSDEPICFTPPTKPVFSATIKLFSRTIVVKLNPACEATVKRTLEYKPRMKEWWKTLVVERDEEKLTNLESGSEYEIRCTAVGKQEELPVTSDIISVRL; translated from the exons ATGGACAGTGCAAATTTTGACATCGTGGAGGTGGCTGGCCTGGGCAGACCCTTCCAGCTCGGCATGGCCTACGATTTAAGAAAGCACAAACTCCTACCAG GGCTGACCTTGTGGGATTATGAaggacttcagactaaaattTGTGTCAGTAACCAATATGACACCAAATTCGACCTCTTGTCCTCAGACAGCAGTGACGATAAAACGTCTACAACGAAGATAAGTGCCTACCTGAAAATCGCTGCACTGTGCGGACTACTGGATGTTAGTGGGTCATGTACATATTTTACAGATGAGAAAAAGTCTGAAAAGAAGGCAAAGCTCACGTTATCATACCACGCCACCACAAAATTCAAGCAACTGTCCATGGACCACCTGACTCAGATATCTTACTTGAGTGAGCTGAAAGGAGCCGGAGCAACACACATAGTTGTAGCCATCCTATATGGCGCCGATGCTTACTTTGTGTTCGAAAGAGAATTGGATTCACACAAAAACAAGTGGGAGCTGGAGGGAGAGCTAAAACTCACCATccaaaagctttcatttttaatgacagGTGAACTTGGAAGTTCAGGGGAAAGGAAGGACAGTGAAAAGCACGAGTTTGAAAAAACAAGCTGCACTTTCCATGGGGATTTTAAGTTAGAATCTAATCCATACACCCTTCAAGACGCATTACAGGTGTACACAAAACTTCCATACATGCTCGGAGAGAAAGGAGAACACGCAGTTCCGCTCCAGGTATGGCTCTATCCTCTCTCCAAACTACCCAAGTCAAGACTGGAAGAATCAGACTGTATCGTCAGGGAAATAAGTGACACGCTTAACACACGCATGTCACACGCCATCGATCGTTTGAATATGATAGAAGGGAAAGTTAATGACCTCATGAACAATGAAGCCGCCAAATCGCTTGCTTTATTTCACAGCAAACTTCAGGATCTGAAGCAGAAGTTCAGCCAACACAAGGCAGACTTCATGACGAACCTTGCTCATCTGCTGCCACTCATTCGTGGgtataaaaaagaagaaagtgacCTTGTTGATCTCCTGCAAACTTATGAGGATTCCCCGTTCaacagccctgcgatggaccggTGGTTAGAGTACAGAAGGATGGAATCGGACGTGCTAGGAAGCTTCTTAAAGCAGCTGCGAGAGACCGGGGTCAACCTGGACGAAGATCTTCACATTCTCCTGTCAGACGCAGAAACTGTGGTCAGTTTCACCTTCACATCTCTGGATCTGCCAGACGAATTCCTGTCAGATCTTGTGATACCAGATGAAGCTGAGAAAAAGACACCTGATGAAATTCCAACGTGGTTAACAAGTGGCATCATTAAGACAATGAGAAAGAACCTGAGCTTGTTCAAAGACCTGAAGAGATCCAACAACAATAGACACACAACGTTCAATGCGTCCTCCCAGAACAACTTGGTCATCAGCGATGGAACTGCAAGATCAAGCCACCATGAGATCCACCCTGGAGCATGCATCATGTTGTACGAAGGTGGGTCTGATGAACCCATCTGCTTTACCCCTCCAACTAAGCCCGTCTTCTCAGCCACTATCAAACTGTTTTCCCGCACTATAGTAGTAAAGTTGAACCCTGCATGTGAGGCCACAGTGAAGCGCACACTGGAGTACAAGCCGAGGATGAAGGAGTGGTGGAAAACTCTGGTTGTTGAGAGGGATGAAGAGAAGCTGACAAATCTGGAGTCTGGCAGCGAGTATGAGATCAGATGCACTGCAGTGGGCAAACAGGAAGAGTTACCAGTCACCAGTGACATCATCAGCGTTCGCCTCTGA